The following DNA comes from Cetobacterium sp. NK01.
TTATGAAAATAATAAAATATCTTTTTTTGTTTTTATTGATGTATTTATCTAATTTTGCACAAGATAATAATTTTTTAGGAAGTCAGACTCTTTATGTAAAAGTAGATGAAAATTATACAAAAGTACCAGAGGGATTTATACCATTCTACATAAATCACTTAGGAAGACATGGAGCAAGATATTTGAGTAGTTCTAAATCTATAGATAAAATTCTTAATGAATTAATAGAAGCTAGTGAGAGAAAAGAGCTAACACCTTTAGGTGAGGAGTTATTAAAAGATGTTTTACAATTGAAAAATTCTGAAGAGGAAAAATATGGTCTTTTATCTCAAATAGGGAAGGATATGGAGTTTGGAATAGGAAAGAGGATGTATAAAAATTATCCTCAAGTATTTAAAGAAAATAGAGAAATTTTAGCTGAAGCAACTTATGTAAAAAGAACTCAAGAAAGTATGAATGAATTTTTGAAAACATTTAAAGAGAATATTTCAGAAGATAATGTAAAAACAAAAATAAATGAAAAAGCAGATCCAATTTTAAGATTTTTTGATTTAAACCTTGAATATATAGAATTTAAAGAAAATGGAGATTGGAAAACTATGTTAAATAGTTTTCAAAATAGAAGTAAAATATATCTTGAAATAACTAATAGAATTTTTAAGAGTAAAGATATGTTAAGTGCTAAAAATAGTTTGAAATTTACTACAGATTTATATGGGTTATATACAAATCAATATGATATAGGAGAAAATGTAGGGTTAAGTAAATACTTTACACAGGAAGAATTAAAATATTTTTGGGCTAATAAAAATTTATCAATGTATTTAGAAAAAGGACCAAGTAGTGTAGGACAAAATTTACCAATGGATATTTCTTTTGCTCTTTTAGAAGATTTTTTGTCAACATCAAAAAATGCTATTAAGAATGAAAATATAGCAGCAAATTTAAGATTTGCTCACGCAGAAACAGTGGTCCCTTTTGCAAGTTTATTAAAAATTGATTTTGCATCAAAGCAAACTAATGATTTAAATAACGTTGAAAATATTTGGAAAGATTATGAAGTTTCTCCAATGGGAGTTAATATTCAGTGGATTTTTTATAAAAATGAAAAAAATGATATTTTAGTAAAAATGCTTTACAATGAAAAGGAGATTAATTTTCCTATAGAAAGCAATATGAAACCATATTATAAATGGGATGATGTAAGAAAATATTATGAGAAAGTAATAAATGATTTAAAGATAAAAAAATATGATACAATAATCGATGAAGTTAAGTATTTTAAAGCATCATAGAATATAGAAAAAGGGGAGAGGTATGAGAACTGAAAGAGAAAAAATGATAGCTGGGGAAATGTATAATCCTAATGATGAACAGTTGGTGAAAGATAAAGAGGCTGCTAAGAGATTTTGTAGAGAATATAATTTAACAGATGATACAAACTATGATTTAAGAAAAAAAATGATTCAAAGCTTTTTAGGAAAAACAGGAAAGGATTTACATATTGAATCAAATTTTAGAGTTGAATATGGGTATAACATTGAAATTGGAGAAAATTTTTATTCAAATTATGATTGTTTACTCTTGGATATTTGTCCAATTATAATTGGTGCTAATGCTATGCTGGCCCCTGGAGTTCATATTTATTCTGCAACACATCCAATAGATCCAATGGAAAGAAATTCAGGAAAGGAATTTGGAAAACCAGTAAAAATTGGTGATAATGTTTGGATAGGAGGAAGATCTGTTATAGCTCCAGGAGTAACCTTAGGAAATAATGTTGTCGTAGCTGCAGGATCTGTTGTTACGAAAAGTTTTCCTGACAATGTTGTAATAGGTGGAAATCCAGCAAAAATAATAAAAAATATAGAGGTTAAATAAAAAAATAAAAAATTAATTTGACATAAAAATTTTCATATGTTAGTATACTTAAAAATAAATTTATAGGAGTGGTTGAGATGACGACATACAATTTAATATCAAAAACTACAATGATGAATATGATGATGCCTATGGGAGTTGGAACCAAAAATTAATTTTTAATTTTGGGACGAACTCATTTTTGCTTTACTAAATGAGAAGCTCCCAAGGAATAAAGTTGTTAACATAAAGCTTGGGATTTTAAATCTCAAGCTTTTTTTTATTAAATTTTCAAAATTCATAATATATTACAAGGAGGAACAGATGATACAACTAAAGAATATTATTAAAACTTATGAAAATAAAGGTCAAAGTATTGAAGCTTTAAAAGAGTTATCTTTTGATTTTAAGAAAGGAGAGATAACTGGAATAATAGGATATTCAGGAGCTGGAAAAAGTACTTTACTTAGATGTATAAATCTTTTAGAAACACCAAGCTCGGGAGAAATTATAATAGATGGAGTTATTTTAAATAAATTAGAATCTAAAGATTTAAGAGAAACTAGAAAAAAAATAGGAATGATATTTCAACATTTTAATCTTATGAGAAGTAGAAATGTTTTTAAAAATATAGCATACCCTCTTAAAGGTAGTGGCCTTTCTAAAAAAGAGATAGAAGAAAGAGTTGATGAACTTTTAGATTTAGTTGGATTAAAAGATAAAAAATACAGTTATCCATCTCAACTTAGTGGAGGACAAAAACAAAGAGTAGGAATAGCGAGAGCTTTAGCAAATAGACCAAATTTGATTTTATGTGATGAAGCTACATCAGCGTTAGATCCCGAAACAACAGTTTCTATTCTAAAATTACTAAAAAAAATCAATAGAGAATTAGGGGTAACAATAGTTCTTATCACTCATCAAATGGA
Coding sequences within:
- a CDS encoding histidine phosphatase family protein; this translates as MKIIKYLFLFLLMYLSNFAQDNNFLGSQTLYVKVDENYTKVPEGFIPFYINHLGRHGARYLSSSKSIDKILNELIEASERKELTPLGEELLKDVLQLKNSEEEKYGLLSQIGKDMEFGIGKRMYKNYPQVFKENREILAEATYVKRTQESMNEFLKTFKENISEDNVKTKINEKADPILRFFDLNLEYIEFKENGDWKTMLNSFQNRSKIYLEITNRIFKSKDMLSAKNSLKFTTDLYGLYTNQYDIGENVGLSKYFTQEELKYFWANKNLSMYLEKGPSSVGQNLPMDISFALLEDFLSTSKNAIKNENIAANLRFAHAETVVPFASLLKIDFASKQTNDLNNVENIWKDYEVSPMGVNIQWIFYKNEKNDILVKMLYNEKEINFPIESNMKPYYKWDDVRKYYEKVINDLKIKKYDTIIDEVKYFKAS
- a CDS encoding methionine ABC transporter ATP-binding protein yields the protein MIQLKNIIKTYENKGQSIEALKELSFDFKKGEITGIIGYSGAGKSTLLRCINLLETPSSGEIIIDGVILNKLESKDLRETRKKIGMIFQHFNLMRSRNVFKNIAYPLKGSGLSKKEIEERVDELLDLVGLKDKKYSYPSQLSGGQKQRVGIARALANRPNLILCDEATSALDPETTVSILKLLKKINRELGVTIVLITHQMEVIKEICDSVIVMEEGIIKEAGDVINIFSRPKESITKRFLSSIFNTEKINSYLENMAVKQNEKIIKLSYVGNNTEEAYISRVSREYNIDASILFGNIEIIKETPIGNLVIKLGGDEKNIIDSIEYLNKNQIYVEVLKNGRKII
- a CDS encoding sugar O-acetyltransferase, which codes for MRTEREKMIAGEMYNPNDEQLVKDKEAAKRFCREYNLTDDTNYDLRKKMIQSFLGKTGKDLHIESNFRVEYGYNIEIGENFYSNYDCLLLDICPIIIGANAMLAPGVHIYSATHPIDPMERNSGKEFGKPVKIGDNVWIGGRSVIAPGVTLGNNVVVAAGSVVTKSFPDNVVIGGNPAKIIKNIEVK